From Nicotiana tabacum cultivar K326 chromosome 22, ASM71507v2, whole genome shotgun sequence, one genomic window encodes:
- the LOC107828581 gene encoding putative aspartyl protease At4g16563, with protein sequence MASSSSSYFLLFLSLFPLLFRFISSSTSTSTIPLSLFNTNSSQDLYEKFTHLASISLARANYIKNFQDSSVSTTPLYPHSYGVYSITLGFGTPPQKIPFIMDTGSNFVWFPCTTKYLCKNCHVSSSSSQSIPTFIPKSSSTARVVGCLNPKCGWIHTKTNPKSRCQDCQSPTGANCKQICPPYIILYGSGSTGGLALVETLDMYNKKIPNFLVGCSMFSSQQPAGIAGLGRGLASLPSQLGVKKFSYCLVSHRFDDTGKSSNLVLDFKAEKSANLSYTPLLKNPVVAGKNALSVYYYVGLRKITVGGQKVKIPYKYLTPDSNGNGGSIVDSGTTFTYMNRGVFEPVLSAFVNQVMGISRTENIEKLTGLRPCFNISSHKTVSLPELKFHFKGGSEMALPLANYFSIASENDVICLTMISDSAFGPELSTGPSIILGNFQMQNFFVEFDLRNEKFGFRQQVCN encoded by the coding sequence atggcttcttcttcttcttcctattttctcctttttctctcTTTGTTTCCTCTCCTCTTTCGCTTCATATCTTCATCAACCTCCACATCTACCATTCCACTTTCACTTTTTAACACAAACTCATCTCAAGATTTATACGAAAAATTCACACATTTAGCTTCCATTTCCTTAGCCAGAGCAAATTATATTAAAAACTTCCAAGATTCTTCTGTTTCCACAACCCCTTTATACCCTCATAGCTATGGAGTCTACTCTATTACACTTGGCTTTGGTACACCTCCTCAGAAAATTCCTTTCATTATGGACACTGGCAGTAACTTTGTTTGGTTTCCTTGTACAACAAAGTACTTATGTAAAAACTGTCATGTTTCTTCCTCTAGCTCACAATCAATTCCCACATTCATTCCTAAATCATCATCAACTGCTAGAGTTGTTGGTTGTTTGAATCCAAAATGTGGTTGGATTCATACCAAGACTAATCCAAAATCACGTTGCCAAGATTGCCAATCACCCACCGGAGCAAATTGTAAACAGATTTGTCCACCATATATTATTCTCTATGGTTCAGGTTCTACAGGGGGACTTGCTCTTGTTGAAACCCTTGACATGTATAACAAGAAAATACCTAATTTTCTTGTGGGCTGTTCTATGTTTTCTTCTCAACAACCTGCTGGAATTGCTGGTTTAGGCCGTGGACTTGCATCATTGCCAAGTCAATTAGGTGTTAAGAAATTCTCTTATTGTCTTGTCTCACATAGGTTTGATGACACTGGTAAAAGTAGCAATCTTGTTTTGGATTTCAAAGCTGAAAAGTCTGCAAATTTAAGCTATACCCCACTGCTGAAAAATCCTGTGGTGGCTGGTAAAAATGCATTATCAGTGTACTATTATGTTGGTCTAAGAAAGATCACAGTTGGGGGGCAGAAAGTGAAGATTCCATACAAGTATTTGACACCTGATTCTAATGGAAATGGTGGGAGTATTGTGGATTCAGGCACAACTTTCACATACATGAATCGTGGCGTTTTCGAGCCTGTGCTTAGTGCATTTGTGAACCAAGTTATGGGTATTTCAAGAACTGAAAATATTGAGAAATTAACAGGTTTAAGGCCATGTTTCAATATTTCCAGCCACAAAACAGTTTCTTTACCAGAGCTTAAGTTTCATTTCAAAGGTGGTTCAGAGATGGCATTGCCATTGGCAAATTACTTCTCTATTGCAAGTGAAAATGATGTGATTTGTTTAACTATGATCTCAGATAGTGCTTTTGGCCCTGAGTTATCTACTGGACCGTCGATAATTCTGGGGAATTTTCAGATGCAGAACTTCTTTGTTGAATTTGATCTGAGAAATGAGAAGTTTGGATTCAGGCAGCAAGTATGCAATTGA